Below is a genomic region from Medicago truncatula cultivar Jemalong A17 chromosome 3, MtrunA17r5.0-ANR, whole genome shotgun sequence.
AATGGGTGAAAACGAacatagaaaaagaaaaggaagaggaATGACGTTACCTTAACCACATACGaattcttccttcaaaaatCCAACCTTGATTGccggagatgatgatgattttggagaggtGAAGATGGTGAAGGTTTTAGCGGAAAGGAGAAAGGTCAGGAACGTGTTTGATGTGAAATCTGAGGGTGGAAAGTAAGGGTAAAATAGGGGTAAaacttgaaaaacaaaaaaattgaagttgaaaagtgaaaattaaaattttcatcatttccatcaaattggtccttgtcCATGTGGCTTCCTTGTTAACACGTATACAAGACAACACAACATGTAACAGATCAATTGGATATTCAAGGACTATTTCGATAGTTTGTTGAATTGAAAGACACATTTAACCGATTGTGCAAATTCAACgacgaagttgatgattcactccTTATTCACATTAAAAAGCTAAATTTCTATAAACTACTCAAcccaaaaaagtaaaaagaaaaaaaaaattatctttcttTCACTTACATGAATGGTGGAGGTTTCGATAGATATTTACGTCACACAAGAGAATCCATGTCCGTAGCAAACGGTGGTGTTACGGTGTGAAGTGTGTAGTAGCGGTTGGTACACGTATTCTCTCTCACCTTAAATTCTTCTCTAACAAAAAAACCTTTGCAATTTGCAACTTTCgctttctctctctcactctttctttgttattttcctTCATATTCAATTTTCATGGCAATTATTATTACCTTCCAATTTTATCTATTTCCTCAAAGTCACTTTCTTTCCTCCTACACTTGGCTGGATTAAGTTTTAAGCTCTACCTTGTTTGgattatgagaaaaaaaattctgcaatAATCaccttttttcttcatattctttTAGTTTCAATTTTGACTTTAATTCGTTCAACCCagatgaaaaaattcaatcttttttCTCTTAGCTGATAGTGGATGATGACACTGAATTGAATAGAGAGATatagagctagagagagagagttatagagagaaaaaatggCTTATGCAAATGGGTTTACTCCAGCAATGAAAATGGGTTTTGTGTTTTCATCTCAAATTTCACCAAAACAAAGATACCCTTTGGTTTATCCTTCATCAAAGTGTGGATTTTTACTCAAATTCAATGATGGgtcattcaaatatcaaaaccCTTTATTTGTAGCTAAACCAATTTCAATTAAGAGGAAAAATTCAGTGGAACTTGACCAATTCGTGACGAGCGACGAcgaagaggaggaagaagaaatgGGAGATGGATTCTTAGAAGCAATTGAAGAGCTTGAGAGGATGACAAGAGAACCATCTGATGTTCTAGAAGAGATGAATGACCGTCTTTCGGCTAAAGAACTTCAGCTTGTGTTGGTTTATTTCTCTCAAGATGGAAGAGATTCATGGTGTGCTTTGGAGGTTTTTGATTGGTTAAGGAAAGAGAACAGGGTTGATAAGGAAACTATGGAGTTAATGGTTGCTATTATGTGTGGTTGGGTGAAGAAATTGATTATGGAAAAACATGGTGTTGGTGATGTTGTTGATCTTCTTGTTGATATGgattgtgttggtttgagacCTGGTTTCAGTATGATTGAGAAGGTTATTTCTTTGTATTGGGATATGGGGGAGAAAGATGGTGCTTGTTTGTTTGTGCAAGAGGTTTTGAGACGTGGGATTGCTTGTAATGAGGATGATCCTGATGGGCATAAGGGTGGACCAACTGGATATCTTGCTTGGAAGATGATGGTAAGACTTTCATAATTGATATCTAagttttttgttatttggttGGAGAATTAGTTCttgtttgaaaatttgaatgattaagTCTTTTGTTGAAGATCATATTGATTGTGTTGATTGTTGATCATTTGGTTTCCTTCACTTTGCATGTGTTTGGTTCTGCGGTGCCAAAGTTGAATATACTATAATTGGTTTTGATTAAAAGTTAGTTTACCATAACGCATTTATGTATGGATAATTTATGAGAAAAGTGTTCTTTATCAATTCATTGCAATCGCGGAACCAAACACGGTCATCGATGTTTTGTTAATTGGAGTCGTGGTGTTTATGAATTGCTTGTTTTGTATTGTTATTGGATTTGTTTTTCCTGCTTATACGCATCCAAACATAGAATTGGAGCTTTTTGATCATTGTCTTAAGTGGTGGAATAGCTTGCTTGTTCATTTCAGTTAGTGTGTAGTTAGGGTTTGACAAACTTGATTTTGAATAAgcttgattttataaaattgatttggttATGTTTGGCTGTATTTACTTTAAAAGCAAGTTTGATGTAAAACTTAGTTCAATTTTTTCTACCTAAAGCAAAAGCCACTTTTCTTTACTTATACTCAACTCAAGTCAAGGTTTGAAGGTAGAACCAATTTTCATTTACAAACTACAAAGTAACCAAATATCTAGATCCTAAATTAATATTACTAGATGTATATCATAGTTTTCCCAATCATCAGTTATTTGTTAGAAGGCTGACTCAGATGATTTTTCTTCCAGGCTGAGGGGGACTACCGAGGCGCTGTTAGATTGGTAGTTCGGTTTAGAGAAGCTGGCCTGAAACCCGAGATTTACAGTTATCTTGTTGCAATGACTGCTGTGGTTAAGGAGCTCAATGAGTTCGCCAAAGCTCTACGAAAGATGAAAAGTTTTGCAAGGGCCGGTTTGATAACTGAATTTGACCTAGAAGACGTCAAGCTGACAGAAAAGTACCAATCAGATCTTCTAGTGGATGGAGCGCGATTATCCAAATGGGTGATTCAAGACGGCAGCCCTTCATCACTCCGCGGAGTTATTCACGAGAGGCTCCTCGCTATGTACATTTGCGCCGGCCGTGGAATCGATGCTGAGAAACAATTGTGGGAAATGAAGCTTGTTGGTAAAGAGGCTGATGGTGGTCTCTATGACATTGTTCTAGCCATTTGTGCTTCACAAAAAGAGGCTAAGTCAACAGCAAGGCTGATGACACGGTTGGAAGTTGCAAGCTCGCCGCAGAAGAAGAAAAGTATGTCATGGTTATTAAGAGGTTATATTAAAGGTGGTCATTTTAGTGAAGCAGCAGAGACTGTAATGAAAATGCTTGAATTGGGATTCTATCCTGAGTATTTGGATAGAGTTGCTGTTATGCAAGGTTTAAGGAAAAGGATACAGCAATATGGAAATTTAGATCTTTATATCAAGCTTTGTAAGTCACTGTCTGAAGCAAATCTTATAGGACCTTGTCTTGTGTATTTGTATGTTAGAAAATATAAGCTTTGGGTTGTGAAAATGATCTAAGAAAAGTACTTGTAAAAAACCTGCCAATTTTTCAAACCTTTGGTTTTAGAGGCTTAGTTGTGTATTGTAACTAGAGCATCGATTTTGTTGGTGCTTGTATAAATTTGTATAGTTTTAATGTCAAAAGGACCAATTCTAGTGGTTGTTATAATGAGTATgtgtataataatatataattcggATTATTTCCCCACGACATTCTCATGTAATATTATATTACAAGTTAGACAAATGATGTaatcatattatatataatctTTGCTTCAACTTATGCTATAATTTGTcagtaaaaaataatactttatgccataaaataaaatattgcttCAACTTGATGTTAGAGCATTATTTGAGATTTGCTTTTGTGATCTgaaatgttatttgaatatcAATGTGATTGACAATTATATGGACAATCAtctttttacaaagaaaatcatGTATTGACAGggaaatcaaagcaatagagagagaaagtaaaaatataatgtgagtatgagagagaaagttgtaacaaaagttgttagaaaatggttgtatatatatcattttttttaagagatccATTGTTTTCTAGAAACACatgaaaatgaccaaaaacaCCCCAGcaatagttaactaccgctggctTATAACTAGAAAATCGGGGGTAGTTGTAGTTAACTATTGCTGGAGTatttttggtcattttcatGTGTTTCTAGGAAATAATGGATGTCCAAAAAACAATTCTCGCTTTATTTTTGTCCTACTGGGCTTTGTGTGCTGTTGTCTCCCATCACTGACTTAAGGGTAAATGCTCACGGACCCCGTGAATTGTTAAAATTTCACATGGGGTGAGAAAAACAAGCATTGAATCCTATAATATGGTCcaactttaaagaaaaaaaattgtttagcaGAAGTTACGATCTGATAGGCTGAACAATGGAAAGGGGTGTGCCGATCAATCTTGGAGCTTCTAAAGCACtggaacaaatattttgttCTTAGCTGCTAAATTGTGGGTCCAAGTATGCCATGTAGGATTTAACAACCACTGAATTTTTTTCTCCAATGCTAGAACTCAACACACTTCCTATTTTACTTTATGTAGGCTCCTCATATTTCTTCTCTCATTTTCCAATATACCTCTTCTCTCTCTGCTTTTCTTACCTTTTCTGTACTTTTTCTAATGCAGTCAGTGCTAGAACATGTTCTAGTGGGAGAATTGTTCTCCACAGGGTCATCCAGCTCGTTGATCTCCAatacataaaacataaaaatatgttCTTTTGCTAAGAAAACTAGGAAAGAATAGGCGTTGGAGATGCTCTTATGACTTAACATGTTTTTTAAGACCCTAGATGCAGTTCCCTCGTGTGATGTACCCAAGGGACTAATGTTGTAAGTCATCTAAATCCTACTTTTAACCTTAAATAGGTTACTTTGTATAAGGTTCTactattattctttaaaaaaagggttctactattattattttattattgttataaaattttaagaaacaCGATAACAAAACCTATTGTAAGGGTGTTTGTAGCTTTGGGCTTTGCCCGAATTGAGAAGTTACATAGAGGGTCATCTACATATAACCTAACCTAAAATTATCTATTCATGCTatctaaacataaacaaataaatacttaaagaAATACATGGATTAGGATCATCCTTTGTAGATTCCTCGCTTTTGGGATGTCTTCAATCATTGGTAGCCTTCCTAAATTACAATTTTGCTCGTTTCTCCTCGTCATATCCTATTTTCCAAGTGAGGTAATGCCTCTCTAATTATAGGCAAGCAATTTCCAATATTTCCATAATAGTCATTGTGTGGTGCGCACAACCTGAACCTTGTATGCATCACGCATAATGCATTGATTGAATAGCTTCaactattttcaaattttacgCAAGCAATTTTCAATATTTCTATAATAGTCATTGTGCGGTGCGCACAACCTTTTACACATCATGCATGATGCAGTGATTGAACACCTTCAACCTTGTTCCATGTTTCGTGATACACAACTCATTGCACACATCGCATATTGCCACTTAATTGTACACTTTATCTTTCTTTATGGTTGCGCGATGCGTGGCTCCTAGCACCCGTTCGACATAAGGCAGTAGCTCGTATTTTCTCAATTCTTCATCTCTTGTTCTATTTCTCATCAACAAAAGGTATGTGCTAACTATACATCAAGAAATCACTTGATTGATCTTATAAAAAGTGTAGCATGACCCCATAGTTGTTTGTTTTAGGTGATTTGTTGTGGTTCAAGGCCTTGTGCTTTAAATTACTATCACAAGCCCAACCATTGGATTATTTACATAAATTTgactaaaatgaattataactTGCTAGAAACACTCTAAAATGTCTCCTAAATTATGCTAAAAAATACTATGATTGATTATCATCACGACCACATCTCTTGTCTTCATATGTTGTCATCATTTTGgattatttcttcttcttcaccatcAATTATCATTATGTCAATACTTTCATCATCAACGTTCACCATGTTGCATTTCTCATTCTTGGGATTATCACATCCACAAAACCTTCATGAGGAGTGGCCGGGATTTTGGTTGACAAATGGCCAATTTGTATCTCATTCTTGATACAAGCTTCTTTGTTCTTTTGAGTTGTTTCTTGGCTCACCTTCAGCTCCTTAAGATTGTTTTGTGTGGATTTCATGAACTTGCCCATAATCTCATCTAACTTAAAGGGTTTCCTTTAATGCTAGTTGGGTGGAGGTACTTGTGTTTGATTTAGAAAGTTGTTGCACCACTtcatattatgatgattttttctTGCATTAATGTAGGTGTTAAAAAATGGGTTGCCTCTCTTGTAATCACCACGTAGTTGGCTTCCTCAGTTGTATCTTCAACAATGCCTTACTTGTTCTATTTCCCATAATTACACTTCCATACTTTTGTTTGTTGTGACTTGGAACAATGGCTTCCTCAGTTGCATCTTCAGTTTAACTTCTTGGTGAGAGTCACGAATTGGGAAGCCATAGGGTTGTGGTTGACCATAAAAGTTCTATAGGCATCCAGCTCCAAAACTTCCTATGTTTTTGCACCCGTATCAATAACGGTATAAAAGTTGTTTTGCAACTTATTTTCTTCTAAATCTCGGACCTCGGTATCTGACTTTGtcaggtcaaatgcatctaaatgtTCTTTTAAGTGTTTCCCAAATGcatcaaaagtcccaaacaagtcctttaaatttcaaaagtctcaaacaagtctttttagtttttgaatcgtttcaaactaGTCATTTTAGAGGAtaatggtgatgattcagatggTAGCAACAAAGAGcgttatccaccatttgtcatgcctaaaaagatgactaattttaagtgggtgttaggaaccaaatttggtaccaaagatgagttcaaggaagcaattaccaactatgctatctacaacatgacttgtttgaaacgattcaaaaactaaaaggacttggttgagacttttgaaacttaaaggaccactttaggaaaaaccaaaaacttaaaaacctttagatgcatttgaccgaCTTTGTCATCATGGTGTTCCCAGCTGAAGCATCCACCAACTTTCTTATTAGGGCTCTCAACCTTTGAGGGGAGATTTTCATTTGGTTGAGCTCATCTATATCGTGGCCAGGACACCATTTcagtaacaataaaaaaaatgctctCATGTGTCATGCAAAGACTCTGCATCAGCATGCTTAAAATGAGTGATTTTAGCACGATTTTATCCATGAACTTGGTGACTGCAAACAAACGCtccaaatttttttcttcctcaagCTCTAAAACTCCCTTCGTTTTTTCACACTTATCAATAACAGTATAAACCTTTTTTTGCACCATATTTTCTTCTAAATCTTCGACCTCGGTATCTGACTTTGTTTTCATGGTGTTCCCAACTTAAGCATCCAACAACATTCTTATTTGGGCTCTCAACCTTTGAGTGGAGATTTTCATTTGGTTCAGCTCATCTATACCATGGCCACTGGCCAGGACACTGTTTTAGTAACAATAAAAACTCTCATGTGTCATGCAAAGAATATGCATCAACATGCTCAAAATGAGTGACTTTAGCACGATTTCCCATGAACTTGGTGACTGCAAATAAACGCTCCAAGAATTTTTTCCTCAAGCTCGTCCCATGTTTGAATAGTATTGTTAGGAAGAGCTagtaatcaattttttttatcttcctaCTAAAGGAAGAAGAAATATTCTTAGCCTCTTCTAATCTTGAGTGATGCCATTGGGGCAGGAGTAACATCAAGTCCCATTATGTATTGGCATTGATAGTGTCACGTGTAGTATTTGTCTTTGGGGTTCAGTTCATAGTCTTACTCCCTTTCGGATGGGGTTAGGTGATCCTGATAGGAGGTTAGATGATTTTTTTCGTGTTGTTTTCGTTTTCGCTCTTGTTTCTATTGGGGGtccttttgttttgttatcGATTAACTAGAGTCTTCTTGTActtattatctttatttttttttttactcttttagGAGATTTTTTCCAAATGCGGGCGCGCGGGCGCgtgccattaaaaaaatataatcattatCGTCAATGgtttgattattgtttttaagtaaaaaaaatgtttgatatgCAACGGGAATGGGTCCGGTTTCTAACAAGAATCAAACCATAATTATAAGGGAACTTCTACGTACACTCATAAAGTGAGGTGAACCGGTACTCctgcttcataattttataaattaacgatcattttttatgtaataaatag
It encodes:
- the LOC25490971 gene encoding pentatricopeptide repeat-containing protein At2g30100, chloroplastic translates to MAYANGFTPAMKMGFVFSSQISPKQRYPLVYPSSKCGFLLKFNDGSFKYQNPLFVAKPISIKRKNSVELDQFVTSDDEEEEEEMGDGFLEAIEELERMTREPSDVLEEMNDRLSAKELQLVLVYFSQDGRDSWCALEVFDWLRKENRVDKETMELMVAIMCGWVKKLIMEKHGVGDVVDLLVDMDCVGLRPGFSMIEKVISLYWDMGEKDGACLFVQEVLRRGIACNEDDPDGHKGGPTGYLAWKMMAEGDYRGAVRLVVRFREAGLKPEIYSYLVAMTAVVKELNEFAKALRKMKSFARAGLITEFDLEDVKLTEKYQSDLLVDGARLSKWVIQDGSPSSLRGVIHERLLAMYICAGRGIDAEKQLWEMKLVGKEADGGLYDIVLAICASQKEAKSTARLMTRLEVASSPQKKKSMSWLLRGYIKGGHFSEAAETVMKMLELGFYPEYLDRVAVMQGLRKRIQQYGNLDLYIKLCKSLSEANLIGPCLVYLYVRKYKLWVVKMI